A region from the Kribbella shirazensis genome encodes:
- a CDS encoding LacI family DNA-binding transcriptional regulator, with the protein MPGVTLKTVAKAVGVSPSTVSNAYNKPDQLSTALRERILATAQELGYAGPDASARALRSGKAGAVGVLFTDKLAYAFSDPYAVGFLAGLAEVAEEFATSLLLMPLSSTDIAGGSNAVQQAAIDAAAIFCVPAGHPALEILANRGIPAVSTDRGDHPDLSWVAIDEVEAAAQLGEHLARLGHRDVVVLVDNAQAAGGRPVELTLDEVGYTDCELRIRGLQKTMPDARLRIVSGGHNAIASGLKGAEYVLDSQDRPTAIVGLSDVQALGALEAMKVRGLTPGRDLSLAGFDDIPAAAAAGLTTVRQPIKDKGRAVGRILLDPASTERQLMMPTQLIVRSSSGPAPKH; encoded by the coding sequence ATGCCGGGCGTGACGCTGAAGACCGTGGCGAAGGCCGTGGGCGTGTCGCCGTCGACCGTCTCGAACGCCTACAACAAGCCCGACCAGCTCTCCACCGCACTGCGCGAGCGGATCCTGGCCACCGCCCAGGAGCTCGGGTACGCCGGTCCGGACGCATCGGCGCGCGCCCTGCGCAGCGGGAAGGCGGGCGCGGTCGGGGTGCTGTTCACCGACAAGCTGGCCTACGCCTTCTCGGACCCGTACGCGGTCGGCTTCCTGGCCGGGCTGGCGGAGGTCGCCGAGGAGTTCGCCACCAGCCTGCTGCTGATGCCGCTCAGCTCCACGGACATCGCGGGCGGGAGCAACGCCGTACAGCAGGCGGCGATCGACGCGGCGGCGATCTTCTGCGTGCCGGCCGGTCATCCGGCGCTCGAGATCCTGGCGAACCGCGGGATCCCCGCGGTGTCGACCGATCGGGGCGACCACCCGGACCTGTCCTGGGTCGCGATCGACGAGGTCGAGGCGGCCGCCCAACTGGGCGAGCACCTGGCCCGGCTCGGTCACCGCGACGTCGTCGTCCTGGTCGACAACGCGCAGGCGGCCGGCGGCCGGCCGGTGGAGCTGACGCTCGACGAGGTCGGGTACACCGACTGCGAGCTGCGGATCCGCGGCCTGCAGAAGACCATGCCCGACGCGCGACTGCGAATCGTGTCCGGCGGGCACAACGCGATCGCGTCCGGCCTGAAGGGCGCGGAGTACGTGCTCGACTCGCAGGACCGGCCGACCGCCATCGTCGGACTGAGCGACGTCCAGGCGCTCGGCGCGTTGGAGGCGATGAAGGTCCGGGGGCTGACCCCGGGCCGGGATCTATCACTGGCCGGCTTCGACGACATCCCGGCAGCGGCCGCGGCCGGACTCACCACGGTTCGCCAGCCGATCAAGGACAAGGGCCGCGCGGTCGGCCGGATCCTGCTCGACCCGGCCAGCACCGAACGCCAACTGATGATGCCGACCCAGCTCATCGTCCGCTCCAGCAGCGGACCGGCGCCCAAGCACTGA
- a CDS encoding copper homeostasis protein CutC, translated as MGSLLEIIALHPADAEAAQEGGADRLELCASMEADGLCPSVSTVSAIRRVTDLPLRVMLRLDNSFTTNGADLNRLTAMAQSFLAAGADGFVLGFLTPDNQVDVESVSALVSTFAGTPWTFHRAVDAVLDQQAAWRALRSLPGLDCVLTAGSSIGVGHGLDDLCRLAKEDPAVAGVMMAGGGLQPEHVPWLFQSGVRRFHVGSSVRQDGSWTKAYVNSRFVRSWRNLLDAQDARE; from the coding sequence ATGGGTTCGTTGCTGGAGATCATCGCGCTGCATCCCGCGGATGCGGAGGCGGCACAGGAGGGCGGGGCGGACCGGCTGGAGCTGTGCGCCTCGATGGAGGCGGACGGTCTGTGCCCGTCGGTGTCCACGGTGAGCGCGATCCGGCGGGTCACCGACCTGCCGCTGCGGGTGATGCTGCGGCTGGACAACTCGTTCACCACCAACGGCGCCGACCTGAACCGGCTGACGGCGATGGCACAGTCGTTCCTCGCCGCAGGTGCGGACGGATTCGTGCTGGGGTTCCTGACCCCGGACAACCAGGTGGACGTCGAGTCGGTGAGTGCGCTGGTCAGTACGTTCGCCGGTACGCCGTGGACGTTCCACCGTGCCGTCGACGCAGTACTGGATCAGCAGGCGGCCTGGCGTGCACTGCGCAGCCTGCCCGGGCTGGACTGTGTTCTGACGGCCGGCTCGTCGATCGGGGTCGGACACGGGCTGGACGACCTGTGCAGGCTGGCCAAGGAGGATCCCGCTGTGGCCGGGGTGATGATGGCGGGCGGTGGTCTGCAGCCGGAGCACGTGCCGTGGCTGTTCCAGAGCGGTGTACGGCGGTTCCATGTCGGCTCGTCGGTGCGCCAGGACGGGTCGTGGACGAAGGCCTACGTGAACTCCCGGTTCGTCCGGTCGTGGCGCAACCTGCTCGACGCCCAGGACGCCCGCGAATGA
- a CDS encoding DUF4031 domain-containing protein → MILIDPPAWPAWNRIWSHLVSDESYEELHAFAKAAGIPARGFDRDHYDVPSDRYDDLIAAGAVPVSSKELVRRLIASGLRHRKRPPIE, encoded by the coding sequence ATGATCCTCATCGATCCGCCCGCGTGGCCGGCGTGGAACAGGATCTGGTCGCACCTGGTCAGTGACGAGTCCTACGAGGAGCTGCACGCGTTCGCGAAGGCAGCGGGCATTCCGGCGCGTGGCTTCGACCGCGACCACTACGACGTACCCAGTGACCGCTACGACGACCTGATCGCCGCCGGCGCCGTACCTGTATCCAGTAAGGAGCTGGTCCGCCGGCTGATCGCTTCGGGGCTCCGGCACAGAAAACGGCCCCCGATCGAGTAG
- the tuf gene encoding elongation factor Tu has product MAKSQFVRTKPHLNIGTMGHVDHGKTTLTAAITKVLAERDPSVNRFVAFDGIDRAPEELQRGITINISHVEYETATRHYAHVDMPGHADYVKNMITGAAQVDAAILVVSAQDGAMPQTREHVLLARRVGVPYLVVALNKADTVDDPELLDLVELEVRELLSEYGFPGDDVPVVRVSGLKALEGDPTWTAAIGELLDAIDSYVPVPDRELGEPFLMPIENVLTISGRGTVVTGAVERGSLKLGDAVEVVGLGPTVTSTAIGLETFGKSLESADAGDNAAVLLRGVKRDEVRRGQVVALPGSVQPHRKFRANLHALSTAEGGRHTPFAGDYRPQFYFRTTDVSGGIDLGDIALVMPGDTIELGVELEKPIAMDVGLGFAVREGGHTVAAGTVTELLD; this is encoded by the coding sequence ATGGCCAAGAGCCAGTTCGTGCGGACCAAGCCGCACCTCAACATCGGGACGATGGGTCACGTCGACCACGGCAAGACGACGCTGACCGCCGCGATCACCAAGGTGCTCGCGGAGCGCGACCCGAGTGTCAACCGCTTCGTCGCCTTCGACGGCATCGACCGTGCGCCGGAGGAGCTGCAGCGCGGGATCACGATCAACATCTCGCACGTCGAGTACGAGACCGCGACCCGGCACTACGCGCACGTCGACATGCCCGGGCACGCCGACTACGTGAAGAACATGATCACCGGCGCCGCCCAGGTGGACGCCGCGATCCTGGTCGTCTCCGCGCAGGACGGCGCCATGCCGCAGACGCGGGAGCATGTGCTGCTCGCGCGCCGGGTGGGCGTGCCGTACCTCGTGGTCGCGCTGAACAAGGCCGACACCGTCGACGACCCGGAGCTGCTCGACCTGGTCGAGCTGGAGGTCCGTGAGCTCCTCTCGGAGTACGGCTTCCCCGGCGACGACGTACCGGTCGTGCGTGTGTCCGGACTGAAGGCGCTGGAAGGTGACCCGACGTGGACCGCCGCGATCGGTGAGCTGCTGGACGCGATCGACAGCTACGTGCCGGTGCCGGACCGCGAGCTCGGCGAGCCGTTCCTGATGCCGATCGAGAACGTGCTCACCATCAGCGGCCGCGGCACGGTGGTCACCGGTGCGGTCGAGCGCGGTTCGCTGAAGCTCGGCGACGCGGTCGAGGTCGTCGGTCTCGGTCCGACCGTGACCAGTACGGCGATCGGTCTGGAGACGTTCGGCAAGTCGCTGGAGTCCGCGGACGCGGGTGACAACGCGGCGGTGCTGCTGCGTGGCGTGAAGCGCGACGAGGTCCGTCGCGGCCAGGTGGTGGCGCTGCCGGGCAGTGTGCAACCGCACCGGAAGTTCCGGGCGAACCTGCACGCGCTGTCCACCGCCGAAGGTGGCCGGCACACCCCGTTCGCCGGGGACTACCGGCCGCAGTTCTACTTCCGGACGACGGACGTGTCCGGCGGGATCGACCTGGGTGACATCGCCCTGGTGATGCCCGGCGACACGATCGAGCTCGGCGTGGAGCTGGAGAAGCCGATCGCGATGGACGTCGGCCTCGGCTTCGCGGTGCGCGAGGGCGGCCACACGGTCGCCGCCGGCACCGTGACCGAATTGCTCGACTGA
- a CDS encoding PQQ-binding-like beta-propeller repeat protein translates to MDLRDRWNRLLPHAQPLGDDLLARYAEQHRHYHDRQHLTEVLETIDELAAYADDPDTVRLAAWFHDAIYDPQADPGENEEVSAQLAELELAAYGVDADRVAEIGRLVRLTAKHDCAPDDRNGAVLCDADLRILSMPAARYDEYAAGIRQEYEHVADRDFARGRMSFLQSLGETRLYATDRGHEEWERPARDNLNREVESLGPRAARPIGGLIPVIYFGAALGAIVASSVLLGRGLGAAAKWPADPSDVSGFPVWAPIAGTAAAAGLACAWFRRSQQRLVTVPAIVFAAVGMIAIGVCWWRWPAAQPGAAMSERWPYLLIASVALVLAGALLALARRLRLAPPYAQAPPRWLGVGATAVCGTLLAWVVVSAGEPFVQARLETANTVSTTTTIEPTQQPVQLDGTLAWSREVPATGAITGTAGGVAELRPDGVVMSDAATGQIRWRYSRADVQDAASSGSRGLVVSADGKVIAAHLPRSQYRRPAGIKLPTYAVLDAVTGKVLTEVDTDGTALAVDADRLLVAEDNYVVSHGVSSPTHWRAQVRCTVSQGELVGDQAVVVDACAGNGAVVRGLDLKTGAQKWEVDLGARIDLSAELDPSTWVGELVAVPDTREVSGLIWTGAAGGTLYQWSVDIGEGHIMWTTPVPGTPRPRLGSSSCDAQLAATHASLVLITCRTGNEPGQPQTYDVSASSPADGTPQWHHLLQVPPKLQQPEYPRNGFGLLPDGRVVTLMPQANGSCSPVMIGTTGVQSRPIVPSPNTEAVAKSEEVTCDKPAVTVAAARPVFSDGTRLFALN, encoded by the coding sequence ATGGACCTGCGCGACCGGTGGAATCGCCTGCTGCCGCACGCGCAGCCGTTGGGCGACGATCTGCTGGCTCGTTACGCAGAGCAACATCGCCACTATCACGACCGGCAGCACCTGACCGAGGTGCTCGAGACGATCGACGAACTGGCGGCGTACGCCGACGATCCGGACACCGTCCGGCTGGCGGCCTGGTTCCACGACGCGATCTACGACCCGCAGGCCGACCCCGGCGAGAACGAGGAGGTCTCGGCGCAGCTGGCCGAGCTCGAGCTGGCGGCGTACGGCGTGGACGCCGACCGGGTCGCGGAGATCGGGCGGCTCGTCCGGCTGACCGCGAAGCACGACTGCGCCCCGGACGACCGCAACGGCGCCGTGCTGTGCGACGCCGACCTGCGGATCCTGAGCATGCCGGCGGCACGGTACGACGAGTACGCGGCCGGGATCCGGCAGGAGTACGAGCACGTCGCCGACCGGGACTTCGCCCGTGGCCGGATGTCGTTCCTGCAGAGTCTGGGCGAGACGCGGCTGTACGCGACCGACCGGGGCCATGAGGAATGGGAGAGACCTGCCCGGGACAATCTGAACCGGGAGGTCGAGTCCCTGGGCCCTAGGGCGGCCCGACCGATCGGCGGGCTGATCCCGGTCATCTACTTCGGCGCCGCGCTCGGTGCGATCGTCGCCTCCTCGGTCCTGCTGGGTCGCGGCCTCGGGGCGGCCGCCAAGTGGCCGGCCGACCCGTCCGACGTCAGCGGCTTCCCGGTGTGGGCGCCGATCGCGGGTACGGCGGCAGCGGCCGGACTGGCCTGTGCGTGGTTCCGGAGGTCGCAGCAGCGGCTGGTGACCGTTCCGGCGATCGTCTTCGCCGCTGTCGGCATGATCGCGATCGGAGTGTGCTGGTGGCGCTGGCCGGCGGCACAGCCCGGTGCGGCGATGTCGGAGCGCTGGCCGTACCTCCTGATCGCTTCGGTGGCTCTGGTGCTGGCCGGGGCGTTGCTGGCACTGGCACGACGGCTACGCCTCGCACCGCCGTACGCGCAGGCTCCTCCGCGCTGGCTGGGTGTCGGCGCGACGGCTGTGTGCGGGACGCTGCTGGCGTGGGTCGTGGTCTCGGCCGGCGAGCCGTTCGTCCAGGCGCGGTTGGAGACCGCCAACACGGTCAGTACGACGACCACGATCGAGCCGACCCAGCAGCCGGTCCAGCTCGACGGGACGCTGGCCTGGAGCCGCGAGGTGCCTGCGACCGGCGCCATCACCGGTACTGCGGGCGGAGTCGCTGAGCTGCGGCCGGACGGTGTGGTGATGTCCGATGCGGCCACTGGTCAGATCCGGTGGCGCTACTCGCGGGCCGACGTACAGGACGCTGCCTCCAGTGGCTCACGCGGTCTGGTGGTGTCGGCGGACGGGAAGGTCATCGCGGCGCATCTGCCGCGTTCGCAGTACCGACGGCCCGCGGGCATCAAGCTGCCGACGTACGCCGTACTCGACGCGGTGACCGGGAAGGTGCTGACCGAGGTCGACACCGACGGCACCGCACTGGCCGTCGACGCGGACCGGCTGCTCGTGGCTGAGGACAACTACGTCGTCTCGCACGGCGTGAGCAGTCCGACCCACTGGCGGGCTCAGGTGCGCTGCACCGTGTCGCAGGGTGAGCTGGTCGGTGACCAGGCGGTCGTCGTCGACGCCTGCGCCGGCAACGGCGCCGTCGTACGCGGTCTGGACCTCAAGACCGGTGCGCAGAAGTGGGAGGTCGATCTGGGCGCGCGGATCGACCTGAGTGCCGAGCTGGACCCATCGACATGGGTCGGCGAACTGGTCGCCGTACCGGACACTCGGGAGGTCTCCGGGCTGATCTGGACGGGCGCCGCGGGCGGCACGCTGTACCAGTGGTCGGTGGACATCGGCGAGGGCCACATCATGTGGACCACACCCGTACCCGGCACACCACGTCCGCGACTCGGCTCGTCGTCGTGCGACGCCCAGCTGGCCGCCACGCACGCCTCACTCGTACTGATCACCTGCCGGACCGGCAACGAGCCCGGACAGCCCCAGACGTACGACGTGTCGGCGTCGAGCCCTGCCGACGGTACGCCGCAGTGGCACCACCTTCTGCAGGTACCGCCGAAGCTGCAGCAGCCGGAGTACCCGCGCAACGGGTTCGGACTGCTGCCGGACGGACGCGTGGTCACACTGATGCCGCAGGCGAACGGCAGCTGCTCCCCCGTCATGATCGGGACCACCGGTGTCCAGTCGCGGCCCATCGTGCCCAGCCCGAACACCGAGGCCGTCGCCAAGTCCGAAGAGGTCACGTGCGACAAGCCGGCCGTCACCGTGGCCGCGGCCCGTCCGGTCTTCTCCGACGGCACCCGCCTCTTCGCCCTGAACTAG
- a CDS encoding PQQ-binding-like beta-propeller repeat protein has protein sequence MVELRARWDDLLPGSASLADDLVAWYVERNRRAYRDQYLNIVLTALDSLIQLSTDPTSVRLAAWFHRAVHEPGGTPPEDAEASARLAEHLLPQYGVAPIRIAEVARLIRLTGDLAAPQPDAYAPPRRDANGDVLLDAVNAILASDPSRYAVHTAEVRRDAGERKAALEHRYEEVRDLLDGHLYRTQLARQRLGQVARLNLESELAGLDSELPAPWRGWQQAALTATATFTAIAAAVVAIAASGASWEIPTTQDEAGWPSVALAVLSFFSAPVLFRCARSASQRARLIAGAVLAIAVTGLLIAWAQAPRTNEAVGIGLRVPLLISALLLLLTAGAAALVASLLRTRTARFLPARNLGQQLAWLAVPAAVALTLLLIVQPLSRNYVLSSNERVEGTPREAGRASPSVLDGGVAWVSDSVLGTGAEEAVGTRYGIAIPRPSGVVEMLDAATGSLRWRYSRSDSDEKPVITATGNGEYVLAQFADVGYLLLDANTGHRKAAWSGRTRDHVIQQAQPLLTGERSGKLHGVDPGGRERWTYESGHCTDLGAIATAETVLAFVSHSCDDRPDQMTALDVQSGKKLWTRTSADTYRRPVVVAGLVVVAEPGGDGDVPAALTAIEPRTGDIRWRWEVPRTWACRTLLNAAGKYLIVVDCPGPSSLENRRTVVTAVDANTGLTAWQTLAPVSPRMKVTVTADGRVVSLSRAAGGCVANVIGRAGFRQARLPAGISCSRDPRAVGNLVLTSGANTVIALR, from the coding sequence GTGGTGGAACTTCGGGCGCGGTGGGATGACCTGCTGCCGGGGTCTGCCTCGCTGGCGGACGACCTGGTCGCCTGGTACGTCGAACGCAACCGCCGCGCGTACCGCGACCAGTACCTCAACATCGTCCTCACCGCGCTGGACTCGCTCATCCAGCTCTCCACCGACCCCACCAGCGTCCGCTTGGCAGCCTGGTTCCACCGCGCGGTCCACGAGCCCGGCGGCACCCCACCCGAGGACGCCGAGGCATCGGCCCGGCTGGCCGAGCACCTCCTCCCGCAGTACGGCGTAGCGCCCATCCGGATCGCCGAGGTCGCCCGGCTGATCCGACTGACCGGTGACCTCGCCGCACCGCAGCCGGACGCCTACGCGCCACCCCGCCGCGACGCGAACGGCGACGTACTGCTCGACGCCGTGAACGCGATCCTCGCCTCCGACCCGAGCCGGTACGCCGTCCACACTGCCGAGGTACGACGGGACGCCGGGGAGCGCAAGGCCGCGCTGGAGCATCGGTACGAAGAGGTCCGCGATCTACTCGACGGACACCTGTACCGCACTCAACTGGCCCGCCAGCGACTCGGACAGGTCGCACGACTCAATCTCGAGTCGGAGCTCGCCGGACTGGACAGCGAACTCCCGGCCCCGTGGCGTGGCTGGCAGCAGGCCGCTCTGACTGCCACAGCCACGTTCACCGCCATCGCGGCCGCCGTGGTCGCTATCGCCGCATCCGGTGCGTCCTGGGAGATCCCGACCACTCAGGACGAGGCAGGCTGGCCCTCTGTCGCGCTGGCGGTCCTCTCGTTCTTCAGTGCACCAGTGCTCTTCCGCTGCGCCCGCAGCGCCAGCCAGCGCGCCCGGCTGATCGCAGGCGCCGTACTGGCGATCGCGGTCACCGGACTGCTCATCGCCTGGGCCCAGGCGCCACGAACCAACGAGGCCGTCGGCATCGGCCTCCGCGTCCCGCTGCTGATCTCAGCCCTGCTCCTTCTACTCACAGCCGGCGCCGCAGCCCTCGTGGCCTCACTGCTCCGCACGCGAACCGCCCGCTTCCTCCCAGCACGCAATCTGGGCCAGCAGCTCGCCTGGCTCGCAGTACCGGCGGCGGTTGCTCTGACTCTCCTGCTGATCGTCCAGCCGCTCTCCCGGAACTACGTGCTCTCCTCCAACGAGCGGGTCGAAGGAACACCACGCGAAGCCGGCCGAGCCAGCCCGTCCGTCCTCGACGGCGGCGTCGCCTGGGTCAGCGACTCGGTCCTCGGCACCGGCGCGGAGGAGGCGGTCGGCACTCGCTACGGCATCGCGATCCCCCGCCCGAGCGGTGTGGTCGAGATGCTCGACGCTGCCACCGGCTCGCTGCGCTGGCGCTACAGCCGCTCCGACTCCGACGAGAAGCCGGTGATCACGGCCACCGGCAACGGCGAGTACGTCCTGGCGCAGTTCGCCGACGTCGGCTACCTGCTGCTCGACGCGAACACTGGCCACCGCAAGGCCGCGTGGTCCGGCCGGACCCGCGACCACGTCATCCAGCAAGCCCAGCCGCTCCTGACCGGCGAACGCTCCGGCAAGTTGCACGGTGTCGACCCGGGTGGCCGTGAGCGCTGGACGTACGAGTCCGGTCACTGCACCGACCTGGGCGCGATCGCGACGGCCGAGACCGTTCTCGCCTTCGTCAGTCACTCCTGCGACGACCGGCCGGACCAGATGACCGCGCTGGACGTCCAGTCGGGCAAGAAGCTGTGGACCAGGACCTCGGCGGACACCTATCGCCGGCCGGTGGTGGTGGCCGGTCTGGTGGTCGTGGCCGAGCCTGGCGGTGACGGCGACGTACCTGCCGCGCTGACCGCGATCGAGCCGCGGACCGGCGACATCCGCTGGCGCTGGGAGGTACCGCGGACCTGGGCCTGCCGGACGCTGCTCAACGCGGCCGGGAAGTACCTGATCGTCGTCGACTGCCCTGGTCCGAGCAGCCTGGAGAACCGCCGGACCGTTGTGACGGCCGTCGACGCGAACACCGGCCTGACCGCCTGGCAGACCCTTGCCCCGGTCAGCCCGCGGATGAAGGTCACCGTGACCGCGGACGGCCGCGTCGTCTCGCTGAGCCGCGCCGCCGGCGGCTGCGTCGCGAACGTGATCGGCCGGGCCGGGTTCCGGCAGGCCCGGCTGCCGGCCGGCATCTCCTGCAGCCGCGATCCCCGGGCCGTCGGCAACCTTGTCCTGACGTCCGGCGCGAACACGGTCATCGCCCTGCGATAG
- a CDS encoding ArsR/SmtB family transcription factor: MATKVLPQPEQDEIRVEAVLQALGEPVRLTIVRALAEQPAGIACGEIELPVTASTRAHHLKTLREAGVISTHTDGTRRISILRREDLEKLYPGLLSGVLSAKQ, encoded by the coding sequence ATGGCCACCAAAGTCCTCCCGCAGCCGGAGCAGGACGAGATCCGCGTCGAGGCGGTTCTCCAGGCGCTGGGCGAGCCCGTCCGGCTGACGATCGTCCGCGCGCTCGCCGAGCAGCCGGCCGGCATCGCCTGCGGCGAGATCGAACTCCCGGTCACCGCCTCCACCCGGGCGCATCACCTCAAGACGCTCCGCGAGGCCGGCGTCATCTCCACGCACACCGACGGCACCCGGCGGATCAGCATCCTGCGCCGCGAGGACCTCGAGAAGCTCTACCCCGGCCTGCTCAGCGGCGTCCTGTCGGCCAAGCAGTAA
- a CDS encoding MFS transporter, producing the protein MSARIYLLGAGAFAVGTSAYVVSGVLPDVSSELHVSLTAAGQLATAFSLSYAIGAPILSTLTGRWERRTLLIAALVLAALGNLIAALAVNYPILIAGRVVAALGAAMYTPAATLFATSLLPPEERGRAVAIVFGGLTFALVLGVPAGTLLGPTLGYKGVFALITAVAVLVAVAERAALPKVDAPPVVSLRERFAGVTDRRVQIVLAMTVLAVLAAFSVYIYIVPLLEHTAGLTGNVTGLLLLLYGVGAVIGNFLGGRITDRFGSLRTLVVLMLGITAVMATLDLTLTTVVGAGAALVLWGMLTWAFNPPVQNLLLELGGGLLISLNASAIYLGAGLSAVVGGLVIQTLGVGYLPVLGAALSLVVLGLVYLLWRDPSLQPVEELEREEDIYVPAAAD; encoded by the coding sequence ATGTCCGCACGGATCTACCTGCTCGGCGCCGGCGCGTTCGCGGTCGGCACCAGCGCGTACGTCGTGTCCGGTGTGCTGCCCGACGTCAGCTCCGAGCTGCACGTCTCGCTGACCGCGGCGGGTCAGCTCGCCACCGCGTTCTCCCTGTCGTACGCGATCGGTGCGCCGATCCTGTCCACGCTGACCGGCCGGTGGGAGCGCCGTACGCTGCTGATCGCCGCACTGGTCCTGGCCGCGCTCGGCAACCTGATCGCCGCGCTGGCCGTCAACTATCCGATCCTGATCGCAGGACGCGTCGTCGCGGCGTTGGGCGCTGCCATGTACACGCCGGCCGCCACACTGTTCGCCACCAGCCTGTTGCCACCTGAGGAACGCGGTAGAGCGGTAGCCATCGTCTTCGGTGGCCTCACGTTCGCGCTGGTGCTCGGCGTACCCGCAGGCACGCTGCTGGGTCCGACACTCGGCTACAAGGGTGTCTTCGCGCTGATCACCGCAGTGGCCGTACTGGTCGCCGTCGCCGAGCGTGCTGCGCTGCCGAAGGTCGACGCGCCACCGGTCGTCAGCCTGCGCGAACGCTTCGCCGGTGTGACCGACCGGCGGGTACAGATCGTTCTCGCGATGACTGTCCTCGCAGTGCTGGCCGCTTTCAGCGTGTACATCTACATAGTCCCGCTGCTCGAGCACACCGCCGGCCTGACCGGTAACGTCACCGGCCTCCTGCTGCTGTTGTACGGCGTGGGCGCGGTGATCGGCAACTTCCTCGGCGGCCGGATCACCGACCGCTTCGGCAGCCTGCGCACGCTGGTCGTCCTCATGCTCGGCATCACCGCCGTCATGGCCACGCTCGACCTGACCCTGACGACCGTCGTCGGCGCCGGAGCCGCTCTGGTGCTGTGGGGCATGCTGACCTGGGCATTCAACCCGCCGGTGCAGAACCTCCTGCTCGAACTCGGTGGCGGTCTGCTCATCTCGCTCAACGCGTCCGCGATCTACCTCGGCGCCGGCCTGTCGGCAGTGGTCGGAGGCCTGGTCATCCAGACGCTCGGCGTCGGCTACCTGCCTGTTCTGGGCGCTGCGCTGTCGCTGGTGGTACTCGGTCTGGTCTACCTCCTGTGGCGCGACCCGTCCCTGCAGCCCGTGGAGGAGCTGGAGCGTGAGGAGGACATCTACGTCCCAGCAGCCGCTGACTGA